In Campylobacter sp. VBCF_01 NA2, one DNA window encodes the following:
- a CDS encoding TRAP transporter substrate-binding protein — MKKFLVLAFVMLFSTHAFAAEKKYRLRLASTWESTMPVLGDAANEFKKYAEELSGGRLEIRIDTPSKHKASFGVFDFVKSGQYDLGYTSLYYYKGKDAKTMLWTAVPFGMTTDEQHAWYYYGGGKELNDKMFSAYGMKTFLMGSTGMQMGGWFKKEINSLADLQGIKFRIPGFGGEVMSKLGATINTVPTGELFMALEMGTIDAVEWVSPVYDMPLGFHKVANYYYTGWQEPAGDCQILVNLKAFEKLPADLQAIIEAAARMAGENFQNKGFYENSKIWAELKAQFPNVQVRNFPADVVEKLRSATNEILDEESAKDPLFKEILDSQRAFLKIGREWNKISTNAYINNTSSDSNTSN, encoded by the coding sequence ATGAAAAAATTTTTAGTTTTAGCATTTGTAATGCTTTTTTCGACACACGCTTTCGCAGCGGAGAAAAAATACCGCTTGCGCCTAGCTAGCACCTGGGAGAGCACTATGCCTGTCCTTGGCGACGCGGCTAATGAATTTAAAAAATACGCCGAAGAGCTAAGTGGCGGACGATTGGAAATCCGTATCGACACTCCGTCAAAGCACAAAGCCAGCTTTGGTGTTTTTGATTTCGTCAAAAGCGGTCAGTATGATTTAGGCTATACTTCGCTGTATTACTACAAAGGCAAGGACGCAAAGACCATGCTATGGACTGCCGTGCCATTTGGTATGACTACTGATGAGCAACACGCTTGGTATTATTATGGTGGCGGAAAAGAGCTAAATGACAAAATGTTTAGCGCGTATGGCATGAAGACATTTCTAATGGGCTCAACTGGCATGCAAATGGGTGGTTGGTTCAAAAAAGAGATCAACTCTCTTGCCGATTTGCAGGGCATTAAATTTAGAATTCCTGGCTTTGGTGGCGAGGTAATGAGCAAACTAGGCGCTACGATAAACACTGTCCCAACTGGCGAGCTATTTATGGCGCTAGAAATGGGAACAATCGACGCTGTGGAGTGGGTAAGCCCGGTGTATGATATGCCTCTTGGCTTCCACAAAGTGGCGAACTACTACTACACAGGCTGGCAAGAACCAGCTGGGGATTGCCAAATTTTGGTGAATTTAAAGGCTTTCGAGAAGCTTCCTGCTGATTTGCAAGCTATCATCGAAGCAGCAGCTCGTATGGCTGGCGAAAACTTCCAAAACAAGGGCTTTTATGAGAATTCTAAAATTTGGGCAGAGCTTAAAGCGCAGTTTCCAAATGTGCAAGTCCGCAATTTCCCAGCCGATGTAGTCGAGAAACTAAGAAGCGCGACAAATGAAATTTTAGATGAAGAAAGTGCGAAAGATCCGCTTTTCAAAGAGATTTTGGATAGCCAAAGAGCGTTTTTAAAAATCGGTCGCGAGTGGAACAAAATCAGCACAAACGCCTATATCAACAACACTTCAAGCGATTCAAATACTTCGAATTAA
- a CDS encoding Crp/Fnr family transcriptional regulator, which produces MLEAQDWEFLKGNFCDKFDFEDDDLGLIYKNAYKKRLRAGQIIYASEDCLGYVLLRSGLLRAFIGTGGKELTVFSIQNGESCMICDTCKFALAQNRLSVEARSECELIVIPPSIFKILKERYPAVLNFALQIVAKRFSQVIMASEQAIFAPLSERIMGFLRENLGANGEVCATHEDIANHIGSAREAVSRVLKEMEKSGKIALSRGKVVVIEI; this is translated from the coding sequence ATGCTAGAAGCGCAAGACTGGGAGTTTTTGAAGGGAAATTTTTGCGATAAATTTGATTTTGAGGACGATGATTTGGGCTTGATTTACAAAAACGCGTATAAAAAGCGCCTAAGAGCGGGGCAGATAATCTATGCTAGCGAGGATTGTTTGGGCTATGTTTTGCTTCGTAGCGGGCTTTTGCGCGCATTTATCGGCACTGGGGGCAAGGAGCTCACGGTTTTTAGCATACAAAACGGAGAGAGCTGTATGATCTGCGATACTTGCAAGTTCGCCCTTGCCCAAAACCGCCTTAGCGTCGAGGCTAGAAGCGAGTGTGAGCTTATCGTAATCCCGCCAAGCATTTTTAAAATCCTAAAAGAACGCTACCCTGCTGTGCTAAATTTCGCCCTGCAAATCGTAGCCAAACGCTTTTCGCAAGTCATAATGGCTAGCGAGCAGGCGATTTTCGCGCCACTTAGCGAGCGCATAATGGGCTTTTTGCGCGAAAATTTGGGCGCAAACGGCGAAGTGTGCGCGACGCACGAAGATATAGCCAATCATATCGGAAGTGCCAGAGAGGCGGTATCGCGCGTGCTAAAAGAGATGGAAAAATCAGGCAAAATCGCCCTTAGCAGGGGTAAGGTCGTGGTGATTGAGATTTGA
- a CDS encoding CapA family protein, with protein MKILILFFSFLLFGCASENTLSLIAVGDNLIHSKLIEGAHDKTAKSHDFKPYYRFIKDEIKDKDIKIINQETILIEDKKKLSGYPNFGSPLEVGEAVRDAGFNLIAHATNHALDKGEEGILDSAKFWSSFEDIAYIGISPDQNSSKIVKILKKNNVSVAFLNYTYGLNGHIMPKGKGYLVDLLSDEEKILSDLELAKKHADFVVVLPHWGVEYTHKPTATQKKQAQFLANSGADLIIGTHPHVIQPLELITTDDNRSVPCFYSLGNFISNQDESARMLGAMADIVIEKEGNATKIKSLRAVPLITHISPYSHDFSVHLFARYPDMLAMTHRLRRVGDFKTENLKTLWNSVFPEFEIK; from the coding sequence TTGAAAATTTTAATTCTGTTTTTTTCATTTTTACTTTTTGGTTGTGCTAGCGAAAACACCCTCTCTCTCATCGCTGTGGGGGACAATCTAATCCACTCCAAGCTAATCGAGGGCGCGCATGATAAAACCGCCAAAAGCCACGATTTTAAGCCGTATTATCGCTTTATCAAAGATGAAATCAAAGACAAAGATATCAAAATCATAAACCAAGAAACAATCCTAATCGAAGATAAAAAAAAGCTCTCAGGCTACCCAAATTTCGGCTCTCCGCTCGAAGTAGGCGAGGCTGTGAGGGACGCTGGGTTTAATTTAATCGCCCATGCGACAAACCACGCGCTCGATAAGGGCGAAGAAGGCATACTAGATAGCGCTAAATTTTGGTCTAGCTTCGAGGATATCGCGTATATCGGCATTTCGCCAGATCAAAATAGCAGTAAAATCGTTAAAATTTTGAAAAAAAACAATGTTAGCGTCGCGTTTTTGAACTACACTTATGGGCTAAACGGCCACATAATGCCAAAAGGCAAAGGGTATTTGGTGGATTTGTTAAGCGACGAGGAAAAAATTTTAAGCGACTTAGAGCTTGCGAAAAAACACGCCGATTTTGTGGTGGTTTTGCCACACTGGGGCGTGGAATACACGCACAAACCAACCGCCACACAGAAAAAGCAGGCGCAGTTTTTGGCAAACTCTGGCGCAGATCTCATCATCGGCACACACCCGCATGTAATCCAGCCATTAGAGCTCATCACCACAGATGATAACAGAAGCGTGCCGTGCTTTTATTCGCTAGGAAACTTCATCTCTAACCAAGACGAGAGCGCGCGCATGCTGGGCGCCATGGCTGATATCGTAATCGAAAAAGAGGGCAACGCAACAAAGATAAAAAGTCTGCGCGCAGTCCCGCTAATCACGCACATTAGCCCATATTCGCACGATTTTTCGGTGCATTTGTTCGCTCGCTACCCAGATATGCTAGCGATGACGCACAGGCTTAGGCGGGTTGGGGACTTTAAAACCGAAAATCTCAAAACGCTTTGGAACAGCGTTTTTCCGGAGTTTGAGATAAAATAA
- a CDS encoding S41 family peptidase — translation MKDKFLQQKHLFFGFGFVFSLLFGLFFVGNLEAKEANSTKKPDSEKTRLEALAKLTKTLAIVENNYVEQMSFSELVDKTISGLMGNLDAHSSFMDQKAYNDTKVQTQGEFGGLGIQVGMKDGALTIISPIEGTPADKKGLKANDVILRIDGNATLGITIDEAVSKMRGKPKTKITLTIVRKGESKPFDVEIVRDIIKVESAYSKMIDDEKILYLRVTNFDQHVTADTAKFIKEHPEAKGIILDLRNNPGGLLEQAIGLVNLFVDKGLIVSQKGRNKADTEEHNADPKKKVTDLPLVVLVNGGSASASEIVSGSLQDLKRAVIVGENTFGKGSVQVILPIENKEALRLTIARYYLSSGRTIQAVGVTPDLIVAAGKVPQKSENEFSVKEADLKKHLESELAKVEEPKKEEEKKEKKDEKNFISKEQINDDIQLKTAIDAIKILRLSKGE, via the coding sequence ATTAAGGACAAATTTTTGCAACAAAAACATCTCTTTTTTGGCTTTGGTTTTGTATTTTCACTACTTTTTGGTCTGTTTTTTGTAGGAAATTTGGAGGCGAAAGAGGCAAATTCGACCAAAAAACCTGACAGCGAAAAAACAAGGCTTGAAGCGCTGGCAAAGCTTACTAAAACCCTAGCAATCGTGGAAAATAACTATGTCGAGCAGATGAGCTTTTCGGAGCTTGTAGATAAGACGATTTCGGGATTAATGGGAAATTTAGACGCCCATTCTAGCTTTATGGATCAAAAAGCTTACAATGATACTAAGGTGCAAACTCAGGGCGAATTCGGCGGTTTGGGCATTCAGGTCGGTATGAAAGATGGCGCACTAACGATAATTTCGCCGATTGAGGGCACACCGGCCGATAAAAAGGGGCTTAAAGCAAATGATGTGATTTTGCGAATCGACGGAAATGCGACACTTGGGATTACAATCGATGAAGCTGTAAGCAAAATGCGTGGCAAACCAAAAACAAAAATCACGCTCACAATCGTTCGCAAAGGCGAGAGTAAGCCCTTTGATGTGGAGATCGTGCGCGATATAATCAAGGTCGAGTCTGCGTATTCGAAAATGATAGACGATGAGAAAATTTTGTATTTGCGCGTGACAAATTTCGACCAGCATGTTACGGCTGATACGGCTAAATTTATAAAAGAACACCCTGAGGCAAAGGGGATAATCCTTGATTTGCGAAATAACCCTGGCGGACTTTTGGAGCAGGCAATCGGGCTTGTGAATTTATTCGTGGATAAGGGCTTAATCGTATCGCAAAAAGGTCGCAACAAAGCCGATACCGAGGAACATAACGCAGATCCTAAGAAAAAGGTAACCGACCTGCCACTCGTCGTGCTAGTAAATGGCGGAAGTGCGAGTGCAAGCGAGATCGTAAGCGGGTCGTTACAGGATCTAAAACGCGCTGTAATCGTGGGTGAGAATACTTTCGGCAAGGGTAGTGTGCAGGTGATTTTGCCTATCGAAAACAAAGAAGCCTTGCGACTAACAATCGCGCGGTATTACCTTTCTAGCGGTCGCACAATCCAAGCTGTGGGCGTTACGCCTGATTTGATTGTAGCAGCTGGCAAGGTGCCTCAAAAGAGCGAAAATGAATTTTCAGTCAAAGAAGCCGACCTGAAAAAACACCTAGAAAGTGAGCTTGCAAAGGTCGAAGAGCCAAAAAAAGAAGAAGAAAAAAAAGAGAAAAAAGATGAGAAAAATTTCATCTCAAAAGAGCAGATTAACGACGATATTCAGCTAAAAACCGCAATCGATGCGATTAAAATTTTAAGATTAAGCAAAGGAGAGTAG
- the purS gene encoding phosphoribosylformylglycinamidine synthase subunit PurS, producing the protein MKVIVNVKLKNGVLDPQGKAVKHALTSLGFSGVNSVSVAKQIELDMQGENKEAIYKNVEQMCEDLLANTVIEDYEIVL; encoded by the coding sequence ATGAAAGTAATCGTAAATGTAAAATTGAAAAATGGCGTTTTAGATCCGCAAGGCAAGGCCGTCAAACACGCCCTAACTTCGCTTGGTTTTAGCGGCGTAAATTCTGTAAGCGTGGCTAAACAAATCGAGCTTGACATGCAAGGCGAGAACAAAGAGGCGATTTATAAAAATGTAGAGCAAATGTGCGAGGACCTGCTAGCCAACACCGTTATCGAAGATTACGAGATTGTGCTATGA
- a CDS encoding helix-turn-helix transcriptional regulator codes for MLPLKQVENKKNKRLNQIFEFIKSRPAKTQELAQIFGVNAKTIGRDMEILRDYGVVKEGWSWKYDPSAQMRDLSDEERLVLSLIASLCENISSDFYFKNSELISGLLGGMDEQILAFFGNEKLDKKSIEKFSLVQKAIKNKNIIKCTYGKHEFKAKPLKIAFLEGFWYLFVFDCGEGDRFKKFHFKDIENIKITPEVFKTSAQVQKRIKQARSVWFELEDKYRARLWIDEVIAKYFRRKPYINCDFTKECEDGSIEIEFGFSNPMEVKPLIYRFLPHIKVVEPAWLNDEIKAEIAGYLGEIS; via the coding sequence ATGCTACCGCTAAAACAAGTGGAAAATAAAAAAAATAAAAGATTAAATCAAATTTTTGAATTCATCAAATCTCGCCCCGCAAAAACGCAAGAATTAGCCCAAATTTTCGGTGTCAATGCAAAGACGATAGGTAGAGATATGGAGATTTTGAGGGATTATGGCGTGGTGAAAGAGGGGTGGAGCTGGAAATACGACCCTAGCGCGCAAATGCGGGATTTAAGCGATGAAGAGAGGCTGGTGCTAAGCCTGATAGCAAGTCTGTGCGAAAACATATCCTCTGACTTTTATTTCAAAAATAGTGAGCTGATTTCTGGGCTACTTGGGGGCATGGACGAGCAGATTTTGGCGTTTTTTGGCAACGAAAAGCTGGATAAAAAATCAATAGAAAAATTTAGCCTTGTCCAAAAAGCGATAAAAAACAAAAATATCATCAAATGCACTTACGGCAAGCATGAATTCAAAGCAAAACCCCTAAAAATCGCGTTTTTGGAGGGATTTTGGTATTTGTTTGTGTTCGACTGTGGCGAAGGGGATAGGTTTAAGAAATTTCATTTCAAAGATATCGAAAATATAAAAATCACGCCCGAGGTTTTCAAAACATCCGCACAGGTGCAAAAGCGCATAAAACAGGCGCGCTCGGTGTGGTTTGAGCTAGAAGACAAGTATAGGGCGAGGCTGTGGATAGATGAAGTGATCGCGAAGTATTTTAGGCGCAAACCATATATCAACTGCGATTTTACAAAGGAGTGCGAGGACGGCTCGATCGAGATTGAGTTTGGGTTTAGCAATCCTATGGAGGTCAAACCGCTGATTTATCGGTTTTTGCCACATATCAAGGTCGTCGAACCAGCCTGGCTAAATGATGAGATAAAAGCGGAAATCGCGGGGTATCTAGGCGAGATAAGCTAG
- a CDS encoding DUF4139 domain-containing protein produces MKSLTLPLIVSCALCGANELEKPKQNFIEIYQNDSFLTQTFSPGNAKFSVEIPATLDLSQLEIKSECELEKLEDSGIYEIKSDERKRLEEALAKVVAQKKAIQAKIEFSKSLASSGSGNADEFYTGTLRDFENIAKLQADESALNEQIARTPSAQMRHANLSFACAPKSVALRYTAFLNEGASAKISADTEKQKLAITQSIRVKNPLNSALDALSVAIYPYAYSALLAPRPFKAQYIGGQTYEADGVYMQKAMLNAAPRAAMSNRAAQATNAQLTLSNSYTIENLSIAPNESAKIDFDEQILEAKFSIFIDAYSQNLAFLQAKTKLEKPLNHALTTIEIDGVNAGQDWREEIPAGVDTSVFLGQNRLIKVTKKIDEKNTKENFFGTKKTTISSWNYEVKNTSKRAWDIELLAKIPLSADEKVKITDKSGTKADNIDTEGRASWKFRLNNGEAKTINFGYEISDARSE; encoded by the coding sequence ATGAAAAGCCTAACCCTGCCACTAATCGTATCGTGCGCGCTCTGTGGCGCAAACGAGCTAGAAAAACCAAAGCAAAATTTCATCGAAATTTATCAAAACGATAGTTTTTTGACCCAAACTTTTAGCCCGGGCAATGCGAAATTTAGCGTAGAAATCCCTGCCACGCTCGATTTAAGTCAGCTTGAAATCAAAAGCGAGTGCGAGCTAGAAAAGCTTGAAGACAGCGGGATTTATGAGATAAAAAGCGACGAGAGAAAACGCCTAGAAGAAGCCCTTGCAAAGGTAGTAGCGCAAAAAAAGGCAATCCAAGCTAAGATTGAATTTAGCAAAAGTTTAGCTAGTTCTGGTAGCGGAAATGCAGATGAATTTTACACGGGCACGCTAAGGGATTTTGAAAATATCGCTAAGCTTCAAGCCGATGAGAGCGCGCTAAACGAGCAAATCGCACGCACACCTAGCGCGCAAATGAGGCATGCGAATTTAAGCTTTGCGTGCGCGCCAAAGAGCGTTGCGTTGCGATACACGGCGTTTTTAAACGAGGGTGCGAGCGCGAAAATCAGCGCCGATACAGAGAAGCAAAAGCTTGCTATCACACAATCAATCCGCGTGAAAAACCCGCTAAATTCGGCTCTTGACGCGCTTAGTGTGGCGATTTATCCGTATGCGTATTCTGCCCTGCTCGCCCCAAGGCCGTTTAAAGCGCAATATATCGGTGGGCAAACTTACGAAGCAGATGGCGTGTATATGCAAAAAGCCATGCTAAATGCCGCGCCAAGGGCTGCGATGAGCAACCGCGCCGCGCAGGCGACAAATGCCCAGCTCACACTATCGAACTCATACACGATTGAAAATTTAAGCATTGCGCCAAATGAGAGCGCGAAAATCGACTTTGACGAGCAAATTTTAGAGGCGAAATTTAGCATTTTTATCGACGCATACAGCCAAAATTTAGCGTTTTTGCAGGCCAAAACAAAGCTTGAAAAACCACTCAACCACGCCCTTACGACAATCGAAATCGACGGGGTAAATGCAGGCCAGGACTGGCGCGAGGAAATACCTGCTGGTGTGGATACTAGCGTGTTTTTAGGACAAAATCGCCTAATCAAAGTCACCAAAAAAATCGATGAGAAAAACACCAAAGAAAACTTTTTTGGCACCAAAAAAACCACGATTTCTAGTTGGAATTACGAGGTGAAAAACACAAGCAAGCGGGCTTGGGATATCGAACTACTCGCCAAAATACCACTAAGCGCGGATGAGAAAGTCAAAATCACTGATAAAAGTGGCACGAAAGCTGATAATATCGACACTGAGGGCCGAGCAAGCTGGAAATTCAGGCTAAATAACGGCGAGGCAAAAACGATAAATTTCGGATATGAAATCAGCGACGCTAGAAGCGAGTGA
- the purQ gene encoding phosphoribosylformylglycinamidine synthase I, protein MKVAVINFPGTNCERDTKYAFERLGCDVEVIWHKDTTLNADLVVLPGGFSHGDYLRTAAIAKFSPIMEAVRAHAKKGGYLLGICNGFQMLLELKLLEGAMNRNINLSFISKYHYLKVISNDNKFLACCKNGEILNIPIAHGEGNYYVDSENLKKMYDNDQILLKYCDENGNDLNPNGSVDSIAGICDKNKKIFGLMPHPERAIEEILGGTDGEKMLKGLVC, encoded by the coding sequence ATGAAGGTAGCGGTTATCAATTTCCCGGGCACGAACTGCGAACGCGACACAAAATATGCTTTTGAGCGTCTTGGTTGCGATGTGGAAGTGATTTGGCATAAGGATACTACGCTAAATGCTGATTTGGTCGTGCTTCCTGGCGGTTTTAGCCATGGCGATTATCTAAGAACGGCTGCGATTGCGAAATTTAGCCCTATCATGGAGGCTGTGCGCGCTCACGCCAAAAAGGGCGGGTATTTGCTCGGTATTTGCAACGGATTTCAAATGCTTTTGGAGCTTAAACTCTTAGAGGGCGCGATGAACCGCAACATAAATTTGAGCTTTATCTCTAAATATCACTATCTAAAAGTCATTAGTAATGACAATAAATTTCTTGCTTGTTGCAAAAATGGCGAAATTTTAAATATCCCTATCGCGCACGGCGAGGGCAATTACTATGTGGATAGTGAAAATTTGAAAAAAATGTATGATAATGACCAAATTTTGCTTAAATACTGCGACGAAAATGGCAATGATTTAAACCCAAATGGCTCGGTTGATAGCATAGCTGGTATTTGCGATAAAAACAAAAAAATCTTTGGTCTTATGCCGCACCCTGAGCGCGCTATCGAGGAAATTCTCGGTGGAACGGACGGCGAAAAAATGCTAAAAGGGCTAGTTTGTTAA
- a CDS encoding lysophospholipid acyltransferase family protein: protein MSRIKALFYSFWFVATVMVVIVLMWAKNSSHRTFRRMWGRWQRYAVGYDIEIIGSPDPQVGLFIANHQSIMDIVVLEETHPANICWIAKKEIGELPIIGKILTLPKMIAVDRKNPRELVRIVHEVDDRIKNGRAIVMFPEGTRHRGTKMLKFQNGAKMIANKLGLKVQPIVLIGTGAIADSKEFRVRSGHVKIIYLDPVDTSDSVWLENTRAKMQAIIDEHENSGQNSTQNLAENSEISAQNSAQNSEISAQNSTQNSEQNSANNSSEQC from the coding sequence TTGTCAAGGATTAAGGCGCTTTTTTACTCGTTTTGGTTCGTCGCTACGGTAATGGTCGTAATCGTGCTGATGTGGGCGAAAAACAGCTCGCACCGCACATTTCGCCGTATGTGGGGCAGGTGGCAAAGATACGCCGTGGGTTATGATATCGAAATCATCGGCTCGCCAGACCCGCAGGTGGGGCTTTTTATCGCAAATCATCAAAGCATTATGGATATCGTGGTTTTAGAAGAAACGCACCCTGCAAACATCTGCTGGATAGCCAAAAAAGAGATTGGCGAACTGCCGATAATCGGCAAAATTTTAACCCTGCCAAAGATGATTGCCGTCGATCGCAAAAACCCTCGCGAGCTCGTGCGAATCGTGCATGAAGTAGATGATCGTATAAAAAATGGCCGCGCTATCGTGATGTTTCCAGAAGGCACCAGACATCGTGGCACAAAAATGCTCAAATTTCAAAACGGCGCAAAAATGATAGCAAACAAACTAGGCCTTAAAGTCCAGCCTATCGTGCTTATCGGCACTGGGGCGATTGCGGATTCGAAGGAATTTCGCGTGCGAAGCGGGCATGTGAAAATCATCTACCTAGACCCCGTCGATACGAGTGATAGCGTATGGCTAGAAAATACCCGCGCTAAAATGCAAGCTATCATCGACGAGCACGAAAATTCGGGGCAAAATTCTACGCAAAATTTGGCGGAAAATAGTGAAATTTCAGCGCAAAATTCAGCGCAAAATAGCGAAATTTCAGCGCAAAATTCTACGCAAAATTCAGAGCAAAATTCGGCTAATAATAGTAGCGAGCAGTGTTAA
- a CDS encoding YgaP family membrane protein, translating into MQSIKSRMIRIVIGAIIMVVGAFYHSWWGAVGLVPFVVGVSGFCPACYFLNRCKLPQN; encoded by the coding sequence ATGCAAAGCATAAAAAGCCGTATGATTCGCATAGTAATCGGCGCGATAATCATGGTAGTTGGGGCGTTTTATCACAGCTGGTGGGGCGCAGTGGGGCTAGTGCCGTTTGTCGTGGGGGTGAGTGGATTTTGTCCTGCGTGTTATTTTTTGAATCGTTGCAAACTGCCACAAAATTAA
- a CDS encoding RidA family protein: MKVISTKKAPGAIGPYSQAIVANGFVFTSGQIALTPDGEFAGGDVRAQTTQVMANLKAILKKAGSDFDHAIKTTIFLADMGDFVAVNEVYGEYFKDTKPARSTVQVAKLPKDALVEIEVIASVK; encoded by the coding sequence ATGAAGGTAATTTCGACAAAAAAAGCCCCAGGTGCCATTGGGCCGTATTCACAAGCAATCGTTGCAAATGGATTTGTTTTCACTTCTGGTCAGATTGCGCTCACGCCAGATGGCGAGTTCGCTGGTGGCGATGTGAGAGCACAAACTACGCAGGTTATGGCTAATTTAAAAGCGATTTTGAAAAAGGCTGGAAGCGACTTTGACCACGCGATTAAAACCACGATTTTTTTGGCTGATATGGGCGATTTCGTGGCAGTAAATGAGGTGTATGGCGAGTATTTCAAAGACACCAAACCAGCCCGCTCAACCGTTCAGGTCGCAAAACTCCCAAAAGACGCTCTTGTAGAAATCGAAGTCATCGCAAGCGTGAAATAA
- a CDS encoding TSUP family transporter, whose product MEFEIWQILILVAAAFAGGFIDAIAGGGGLICLPALLAVGIPPHLALGTNKLQGTFGTFSAALNFTLKGLVDPRKIALAILCTLIGAFIGTRVVLLIDAKFLNYIIPVLLLALFIYTVLSPNLGESERAAKMSKNLFYVLFGLLLGFYDGFFGPGAGSFWTFALVGVLGLHMKTAVAQTKILNFVSNIVSLGVFIIGGQVLWMIGIIMGCAQIVGGWMGSNLVVKKDVKFVRMILLFVVACTILKLLYGLIFG is encoded by the coding sequence GTGGAATTTGAAATTTGGCAAATTTTGATTTTAGTTGCCGCGGCGTTTGCTGGTGGATTTATCGACGCAATCGCAGGCGGAGGCGGGCTGATATGCCTGCCTGCACTGCTTGCAGTGGGTATCCCGCCACATCTCGCCCTTGGTACAAACAAGCTTCAAGGCACATTTGGCACATTTTCTGCGGCGCTAAATTTCACGCTCAAAGGGCTAGTCGATCCGCGCAAAATCGCCCTAGCGATACTTTGCACTCTCATTGGCGCATTTATTGGCACGCGCGTGGTGCTTTTAATCGACGCGAAATTTCTAAACTACATTATCCCGGTTTTGCTTTTGGCGCTTTTTATCTACACTGTGCTAAGCCCAAATTTAGGCGAAAGCGAGCGCGCAGCGAAGATGAGCAAAAATTTATTTTATGTTTTGTTTGGTCTGCTTTTGGGATTTTATGACGGATTTTTTGGACCTGGGGCTGGGTCGTTTTGGACTTTTGCACTAGTTGGCGTGCTAGGACTTCACATGAAAACTGCCGTCGCGCAGACAAAAATTTTAAATTTCGTCTCAAATATCGTATCACTAGGCGTGTTTATCATCGGCGGACAGGTGCTGTGGATGATAGGTATCATCATGGGTTGCGCGCAGATAGTAGGCGGCTGGATGGGGTCAAATTTGGTCGTGAAAAAAGATGTGAAATTCGTGCGCATGATACTGCTTTTCGTCGTTGCATGCACGATTTTAAAGCTACTTTATGGATTGATTTTTGGCTAA
- the purC gene encoding phosphoribosylaminoimidazolesuccinocarboxamide synthase, with amino-acid sequence MASKKELIYEGKGKKMWSVEGSDDLLISEFKDSLTAFNGVKKAEEAGKGALNCKISTQIFHLLEKNGIKTALVETLNETEQLVKKCKIFPLEIIARNVATGSLTKRLGIKEGTILPFTLVEFCYKDDDLGDPILNDEHAIILGAVKDQAELDELKVIAKKINEILVKFFDERNLRLIDFKIELGKDSKGEILLADEISPDSCRFWDKDTNQKLDKDVFRQGLGDVKVAYEEVLKRILG; translated from the coding sequence ATGGCAAGCAAAAAAGAGCTTATTTACGAGGGCAAAGGCAAAAAAATGTGGTCTGTGGAGGGCAGCGATGATTTGCTAATTAGCGAATTCAAAGATTCCCTAACTGCATTTAACGGCGTGAAAAAGGCAGAAGAGGCTGGAAAAGGCGCACTTAATTGCAAAATTTCAACTCAAATTTTTCATTTATTAGAGAAAAACGGCATCAAAACTGCGCTAGTTGAGACGCTAAACGAAACTGAGCAATTAGTCAAAAAATGCAAAATTTTCCCACTTGAAATCATCGCGCGAAATGTCGCTACTGGCTCACTTACAAAACGCCTTGGTATCAAAGAGGGCACGATTTTGCCATTTACTTTGGTCGAGTTTTGCTACAAAGACGATGATTTGGGCGATCCGATCCTAAACGACGAACACGCCATAATCCTAGGTGCGGTAAAAGATCAAGCCGAGCTTGACGAGCTTAAAGTAATCGCAAAGAAAATAAATGAAATTTTGGTTAAATTTTTCGATGAGAGAAATTTGCGCCTAATCGACTTTAAAATCGAACTTGGCAAAGATAGTAAAGGCGAAATTTTGCTAGCTGATGAGATTAGCCCTGATAGCTGCCGTTTTTGGGATAAAGACACGAACCAAAAACTAGACAAAGATGTATTCCGCCAAGGGCTCGGTGATGTAAAAGTCGCTTATGAGGAAGTTTTAAAAAGAATTTTAGGATAA